The following coding sequences lie in one Glycine soja cultivar W05 chromosome 16, ASM419377v2, whole genome shotgun sequence genomic window:
- the LOC114390132 gene encoding TMV resistance protein N-like: MSSSSISYGWKYDVFLSFRGSDTRHGFTGHLYKALLDRGIYTFIDNEELQRGEEITPSLVKAIEDSRIGILVFSKNYASSTFCLDELVHILACVKEKGTMVLPVFYEVDPSDVRHQRGSYEEALNKHKEKFNDDKEKLQKWRIALRQAANLSGYHFKHGNENEYDFVGKIIKEVSRRISRTHLHVANNLVGLESRVLHVTSLLDDKYDGVLMVGIHGIGGVGKTTIAREVYNLIADQFEWLCFLDNVRENSIKHGLVHLQKTLLSKTIGESSIKLGSVHEGIPIIKHRFHLKKVLLVVDDVDDLDQLQAIVGGTDWFGSGSRVIITTRDKHLLTCHGVTSTYEVDGLNKEEALKLLSGTAFKIDKVDPCYMRILNRVVTYASGLPLALMVIGSNLFGKSIEEWESSIDQYERIPNKKIQDVLKVSFDSLEEDEQQIFLDIACCFKGYALTYVKEILSTHHNFCPEYAIGVLIDKSLIKVDADRVILHDLIEDMGKEIVRQESPREPGKRSRLWFPDDIVEVLEENKGTSRIQMITLDYLKYEAAVEWDGVAFKEMNNLKTLIIRSGCLHEGPIHLPNSLRVLEWKVYPSPSLPIDFNPKKLVILKFPYSCLMSLDVLKSKKIFLKMRVLNFNDCQYIREIPDLYGVPNLQELSFCNCENLIKIHESVGFLDKLKILYAEGCSKLMSFPPIKLTSLEILQLSYCHSLESFPEVLGKMENVTSLDIYGTVIKELPFSIQNLTRLRRLELVRCENLEQIRGVPPNLETFSVKDCSSLKDLDLTLLPSWTKERHLLKELRLHGNKNLQNIKGIQLSIEVLSVEYCTSLKDLDLTLLPSWTKERHLLKELHLHGNKNLQKIKGIPLSIEVLSVEYCTSLKDVDVTLPPACTQECCILSTLFFDACGMNLHEIHGIPSIIRTCSARGCQYSTSVPTGMLLNKELHEVSGFKLLRRRILEWFEHSTNESSISFSFRTKFPVISFCVVARPNTYLNLGPIFIFDGMKRLLLREFHFDQVGAHVVLDQISHHLVIF, encoded by the exons ATGTCCTCCTCCTCCATTAGCTATGGATGGAAATATGATGTGTTCCTCAGCTTCAGAGGTTCTGATACTCGCCATGGTTTTACTGGTCATCTCTACAAAGCTCTCTTAGACAGAGGAATCTACACCTTTATTGACAATGAGGAGCTTCAAAGAGGAGAAGAGATCACACCATCACTTGTCAAGGCAATTGAAGACTCTAGGATTGGCATCCTTGTTTTCTCTAAGAACTATGCTTCTTCCACGTTTTGCTTAGATGAACTTGTACACATCCTTGCCTGTGTTAAAGAAAAGGGTACAATGGTTTTACCGGTTTTTTATGAGGTTGATCCCTCTGATGTACGACACCAAAGAGGTAGCTACGAAGAAGCACTGAATAAACATAAGGAGAAGTTCAATGACGACAAAGAGAAATTGCAGAAATGGAGGATTGCTCTGCGTCAAGCAGCTAACTTGTCTGGTTATCATTTCAAACATGG GAACGaaaatgaatatgattttgttggcAAGATTATTAAAGAGGTCTCCCGAAGAATTAGTCGTACTCATTTGCATGTTGCGAATAACCTGGTTGGATTGGAGTCTCGAGTGCTGCATGTAACCTCCCTTTTAGATGATAAATATGATGGAGTTCTCATGGTAGGAATCCATGGAATTGGCGGGGTAGGAAAAACAACGATTGCTCGAGAAGTTTATAATTTGATTGCTGATCAATTTGAATGGTTGTGTTTTCTTGATAATGTGAGAGAAAATTCAATTAAACATGGATTGGTGCATCTCCAAAAGACacttctttctaaaacaattggAGAGAGTAGTATTAAGTTAGGAAGTGTTCACGAAGGAATTCCAATAATAAAGCATAGGTTCCACCTAAAGAAGGTTCTTTtggttgttgatgatgttgacGATCTAGATCAGTTGCAGGCAATTGTTGGAGGGACCGATTGGTTTGGTTCTGGCAGCAGAGTCATCATTACCACTCGAGACAAACATTTACTAACATGCCATGGGGTTACAAGCACATATGAGGTTGATGGGTTAAATAAGGAAGAGGCTCTTAAATTGCTTAGTGGAACTGCTTTCAAAATTGACAAAGTTGATCCATGTTATATGAGAATTTTAAACCGTGTGGTAACTTATGCTTCTGGCCTTCCACTGGCTTTGATGGTAATAGGTTCCAACTTGTTTGGAAAAAGCATAGAAGAATGGGAATCTTCCATAGATCAGTATGAGAGAATTCCTAATAAAAAGATTCAAGACGTACTCAAAGTAAGTTTTGATTCTTTAGAAGAAGATGAGCAACAAATTTTTCTTGATATTGCTTGTTGCTTCAAAGGATATGCTTTGACATATGTTAAAGAAATACTTTCTACTCATCACAATTTCTGTCCGGAATATGCTATTGGAGTGTTGATTGACAAATCTCTCATAAAGGTCGATGCAGATCGTGTGATATTGCATGACTTGATAGAGGACATGGGTAAAGAAATTGTCCGACAGGAATCACCAAGAGAGCCAGGAAAACGCAGTAGGTTATGGTTTCCTGATGATATAGTTGAAGTTTTGGAAGAAAATAAG GGAACTAGCAGAATTCAAATGATAACTCTGGATTACCTCAAATATGAAGCAGCAGTAGAATGGGATGGAGTGGCATTCAAGGAGATGAATAACCTCAAAACACTTATTATTAGAAGTGGTTGTCTTCATGAAGGTCCCATACATCTTCCGAATAGTTTAAGAGTATTAGAATGGAAGGTATACCCTTCACCATCTTTACCAATTGATTTCAATCCCAAGAAACTTGTCATACTGAAGTTTCCTTATAGTTGCTTAATGTCTCTTGATGTGCTCAAGTCGAAGAAG ATTTTTTTGAAGATGAgagttttgaattttaatgattGTCAATATATAAGAGAGATACCTGACCTATATGGTGTCCCAAATTTACAAGAATTATCATTTTGCAATTgtgagaatttaattaaaattcatgaatCGGTTGGATTTCTGGATAAACTTAAAATCTTGTATGCTGAAGGCTGCAGCAAGCTTATGAGTTTTCCGCCAATCAAATTGACCTCTCTTGAAATACTCCAGCTTTCATATTGTCATAGTCTTGAGAGTTTTCCAGAAGTATTAGGGAAGATGGAAAATGTAACTTCTCTTGATATTTATGGCACTGTTATAAAAGAACTGCCATTTTCAATTCAGAATCTCACACGGCTTCGAAGACTTGAACTGGTGAGATGTGAGAATCTTGAACAAATTAGAGGGGTTCCACCTAATTTAGAAACATTCTCTGTAAAAGATTGCTCATCCTTGAAAGATTTAGATCTCACACTTCTTCCTTCATGGACAAAGGAACGTCATCTTTTAAAGGAGCTTCGTTTACATGGAAACAAGAATCTTCAAAATATTAAAGGGATTCAACTGAGCATAGAAGTACTGAGTGTAGAATACTGCACATCCTTGAAAGATTTAGATCTCACACTTCTTCCTTCATGGACAAAGGAACGTCATCTTTTAAAGGAGCTTCATTTACATGGAAACAAGAATCTTCAAAAAATTAAAGGGATTCCACTGAGCATAGAAGTACTGAGTGTAGAATACTGCACATCCTTGAAAGATGTAGATGTTACTCTTCCTCCTGCATGCACCCAAGAATGTTGCATTTTGAGTACACTTTTCTTTGATGCTTGTGGGATGAATCTTCATGAAATACACGGGATTCCGTCGATCATTAGAACTTGTTCTGCCAGAGGCTGTCAATACTCGACATCTGTGCCCACAGGCATGTTACTGAATAAG GAATTGCATGAGGTCAGTGGATTCAAATTGCTCAGAAGAAGGATTCTAGAGTGGTTCGAGCATAGTACAAACGAATCGTCAATTTCTTTCTCATTTCGTACCAAGTTCCCTGTGATATCTTTCTGTGTTGTTGCTAGACCCAACACATATTTAAACCTTGGACCCATATTTATTTTCGATGGTATGAAACGTTTGTTACTAAGGGAGTTCCATTTTGACCAAGTAGGTGCTCATGTGGTTTTGGACCAAATAAGTCATCATTtggttattttttag
- the LOC114390479 gene encoding uncharacterized protein LOC114390479 has translation MDFGEGYVSNEHRELHQSATESADPLSVSPLQLSPKSSRSPNSPRSPKSPRTPQSPRSPTGQGKCSNLSPRNHRQSYFQKDGRPKKGGSGGKGTWGGLLDTDDTNVLDPNDPNYDSSEEFDHSNEKKPTTDLENYKKKATIIVEEYFSTDGVIATMNEVKELGKPQYGYYFVKKLVSMSMDRHDKEKEMAAILLSALYSDVVDPSQVYKGFSKLVESADDLIVDIPDTVEILALFIARAVVDDILPPAFLKKQMAYLPKDSKGVEVLKKTEKSYLAAPLHAEIIERCWGRSKNTTVDDVKVKINNFLKEYVASGDKKEASRCIKDLKVPFFHHEIVKRVLIMAMERRQAESPLLDLLKAAAEEGFINSSQMSKGFSRLIDTVDDLSLDIPNARGILQQLMSKAASEGWLCVSSLKSLSEEPEKNTIEDGAAKSFKVKTQSIIQEYFLSGDILEVNSCLEQANSNNCAALNAIFVKKLITLAMDRKNREKEMASVLLSSLCFPADDVVSGFVMLIESADDTALDNPVVVEDLAMFLARAVVDEVLAPQHLEEIGTQCLGPGSVGSKVLRMTKSLLKARLAGERILRCWGGGGSSRSGWAFEDVKDMIGKLLEEYESGGEIREACRCMKELGMPFFHHEVVKKALVTTIEKKNERLWGLLKECFESGLITMNQMVKGFGRVAESLDDLALDVPDAKIQFANYVERAKANGWLDNSFCFSKQEHATENGTH, from the exons ATGGATTTCGGTGAGGGTTATGTATCAAATGAGCATCGCGAGCTTCATCAATCTGCAACAGAAAGTGCAGATCCATTATCTGTTTCTCCATTGCAGCTTTCACCTAAGTCATCACGATCACCAAATTCTCCAAGGTCCCCTAAATCTCCTAGGACTCCACAATCTCCAAGGTCCCCAACGGGGCAAGGCAAGTGCAGCAATCTAAGTCCAAGGAATCATAGACAATCATATTTTCAAAAAGATGGACGTCCAAAGAAAG GTGGTTCTGGGGGAAAAGGTACCTGGGGTGGATTGCTTGATACAGATGACACGAATGTTCTTGATCCTAATGATCCAAACTATGACAGCAGTGAG GAATTTGACCATTCAAATGAAAAGAAACCGACAACAGATCTTGAAAACTACAAGAAAAAAGCTACAATAATAGTGGAGGAATACTTTTCCACTGATGGTGTTATTGCAACAATGAATGAAGTTAAAGAATTGGGAAAACCACAGTATGGCTACTATTTTGTCAAAAAACTTGTCTCTATGTCCATGGACAGAcatgacaaagaaaaagaaatggctGCTATTCTGTTATCTGCACTTTATTCTGACGTAGTTGATCCTTCACAAGTTTACAAAGGCTTCAGCAAATTAGTTGAATCAGCAGATGACTTGATTGTAGATATACCAGACACAGTTGAAATTCTAGCTCTTTTCATAGCTCGAGCAGTGGTTGATGACATACTTCCTCCTGCATTTTTGAAGAAACAGATGGCCTACTTACCCAAAGATTCAAAAGGGGTTGAGGTCTTGAAAAAAACTGAGAAAAGCTATCTAGCAGCCCCTCTGCATGCAGAAATCATAGAGCGGTGCTGGGGTCGAAGTAAGAATACCACAGTTGATGATGTTAAAGTTAAgataaacaattttttgaaGGAATATGTTGCAAGTGGTGACAAGAAAGAAGCCTCTAGATGCATcaaagatttgaaagttcctTTTTTCCATCACGAAATAGTGAAACGGGTTCTTATAATGGCAATGGAGAGACGTCAAGCTGAATCCCCACTGTTAGACCTGTTGAAGGCAGCAGCTGAAGAAGGTTTCATTAACTCCAGCCAAATGTCTAAAGGGTTCAGTCGGTTGATTGACACAGTTGATGACTTATCACTTGACATACCAAATGCACGTGGAATACTGCAACAACTAATGTCTAAAGCAGCATCTGAGGGTTGGTTATGTGTGTCATCTTTGAAATCACTTTCAGAGGAGCCTGAAAAAAACACAATAGAAGATGGTGCTGCCAAAAGTTTCAAGGTAAAGACTCAGTCCATCATTCAAGAGTACTTCTTATCAGGCGATATATTGGAGGTAAATAGCTGTCTAGAACAAGCAAACAGCAATAACTGTGCTGCACTCAATGCAATCTTTGTTAAAAAGCTGATAACTCTGGCAATGGATAGGAAGAATAGAGAGAAGGAAATGGCTTCTGTGTTGCTGTCGTCTTTGTGTTTCCCAGCTGATGATGTTGTGAGTGGTTTTGTGATGTTAATAGAGTCAGCAGATGATACTGCTCTGGACAATCCTGTTGTTGTTGAGGATCTTGCTATGTTTTTAGCTAGAGCAGTGGTGGATGAAGTCCTGGCCCCACAACACCTTGAAGAGATAGGAACACAGTGTTTAGGGCCAGGTTCAGTTGGGAGCAAAGTGCTTCGAATGACAAAGTCATTGCTAAAGGCTAGGCTTGCTGGGGAGCGAATCTTGAGGTGTTGGGGTGGTGGAGGGAGTAGCAGGTCAGGATGGGCATTTGAGGATGTCAAGGACATGATTGGGAAGCTGTTGGAGGAGTATGAGTCTGGAGGCGAGATAAGGGAGGCGTGTCGCTGCATGAAAGAGTTAGGAATGCCATTTTTCCATCATGAGGTTGTTAAGAAAGCTTTGGTGACAACCATTGAAAAGAAGAATGAGAGATTATGGGGTCTACTCAAGGAGTGCTTTGAATCAGGACTAATAACCATGAATCAAATGGTGAAGGGCTTTGGAAGGGTTGCAGAATCTCTTGATGACTTGGCCTTGGATGTCCCTGATGCTAAAATTCAGTTTGCAAACTATGTTGAAAGAGCAAAGGCCAATGGATGGTTGGACAATTCATTTTGTTTCAGCAAACAGGAACATGCAACAGAGAATGGCActcactaa
- the LOC114390878 gene encoding TMV resistance protein N-like: MAERAEPSSSSFADKWNFYDVFLSFRGKDTRQNFTGHLYNSLFKNGILTFIDDKGLRRGEEITPALLNAIKNSRIAIIVFSEDYASSTYCLDELVTILESFKEEEGRSIYPIFYYVDPSQVRHQTGTYSDALAKHEERFQYDIDKVQQWRQALYQAANLSGWHFHGSQPEYKFILKIVKEISEKIDCVPLHVADKPIGLEYAVLAVKSLFGLESDVSMIGIYGIGGIGKTTIARAVYNMSFSKFEGICFLPDIREKAINKHGLVELQEMLLSETLKEKDIKVGHVNKGIQIIKQRLQQKKVLLILDDVDKLEQLKVLAGQYDWFGSGSIIIITTRDKHLLATHEVVKLYEVKPLNDEKSLELFDWHAFKNNKTDPSYVTISNRAVSYACGLPLALEVIGSDLFGKSLNECNSALDKYERIPHEKIHEIFKVSYDGLEENEKGIFLDIACFLNTFKVSYVTQMLHAHGFHPEDGLRVLVDKSLVKIDASGFVRMHDLIRDTGIEIVRQESTVEPGRRSRLWFKEDIVHVLEENTGTDKIEFIKLEGYNNIQVQWNGKAFQKMKNLRILIIENTTFSTGPEHLPNSLRFLDWSCYPSPSLPSDFNPKRVEILKMPESCLKIFQPHKMLESLSIINFKGCKVLTHLPSLREVPLVTFLCLDYCSNLVKIDCSIGFLDKLLTLSAKGCSKLKILAHCIMLTSLEILDLGDCLCLEGFPEVLVKMEKIREICLDNTAIGTLPFSIGNLVGLELLSLEQCKRLIQLPGSIFTLPKVEVIFGFRHWRYLFFEENQDGKELSLEVFPKAILVCHLDPRHYHHLDLYYLYMSPNNVIQVCSPNLYMLCDFDLLFQKLALGVEKDWFRRCRKWSMNFSFRKKFPKIAVCCSIISRLKSVMEMVLILKFSVLINGTMQFSSSCNYIFRTWDPILWCDLECKAEGIFSEHEWNEAEILFELKCPAPSSVEAMWAHNISMEIIDWTLIGVYNQGNIKDDIKFKMPMSTFLLPNGEPPSLPGCLYYVVSHVTDKLVLVVDDGREKGEQEEKIIG; encoded by the exons ATGGCAGAAAGAGCAGAACCATCCTCGTCTTCCTTCGCAGACAAATGGAATTTTTATGATGTCTTCCTCAGTTTTAGAGGCAAAGACACTCGTCAAAATTTCACTGGCCATCTCTACAATTCTCTATTCAAAAATGGAATTCTTACTTTCATAGATGATAAAGGGCTTAGGAGGGGGGAAGAAATTACACCAGCTCTTCTCAATGCCATTAAGAATTCAAGGATTGCCATCATTGTTTTCTCAGAGGACTATGCATCCTCAACTTATTGCTTGGATGAACTTGTCACGATCCTTGAGAGCTTCAAGGAAGAAGAGGGTCGATCAATTTAtccaatattttattatgtggATCCATCACAAGTTCGGCATCAAACAGGGACTTATTCAGATGCATTGGCAAAACACGAAGAAAGGTTCCAATATGACATTGACAAAGTGCAACAATGGAGGCAGGCTTTATATCAAGCAGCTAATCTATCAGGCTGGCATTTCCATGG ATCTCAACCAGAGTATAAGTTTATACTAAAGATTGTTAAAGAGATCTCTGAAAAGATTGATTGTGTTCCTTTACACGTTGCTGATAAACCAATTGGGCTAGAGTATGCAGTGCTAGCAGTGAAATCTCTCTTTGGACTCGAATCTGATGTCAGCATGATAGGAATATATGGTATTGGTGGTATAGGTAAAACCACAATTGCTCGTGCCGTGTATAACATGAGTTTTAGTAAATTTGAAGGCATCTGTTTCCTCCCTGACATTAGAGAAAAGGCAATTAATAAGCATGGCCTTGTTGAACTCCAAGAAATGCTACTTTCTGAAACACTCAAGGAGAAAGATATCAAAGTGGGACATGTCAACAAaggaattcaaataataaaacagAGGCTTCAACAAAAGAAGGTTCTTTTAATTCTAGATGATGTTGACAAATTAGAGCAGTTAAAGGTCCTTGCAGGACAATATGATTGGTTTGGTTCTGGAAGTATAATCATTATCACCACAAGAGACAAACACTTGCTGGCTACTCATGAGGTGGTAAAATTATATGAGGTTAAACCATTAAATGATGAAAAATCTCTTGAATTGTTTGATTGGCATgcctttaaaaataataaaactgatCCAAGTTATGTGACTATTTCAAACCGTGCAGTTTCTTATGCATGTGGCCTTCCCTTGGCTTTGGAAGTTATAGGTTCTGACTTATTTGGAAAAAGTTTGAATGAATGTAATTCTGCATTGGATAAATATGAAAGAATTCCTCATGAAAAAATCCatgaaatatttaaagtaaGCTATGATGGTTTGGAAGAAAACGAGAAGGGGATTTTCCTTGACATTGCTTGTTTCTTGAATACTTTTAAAGTGAGCTATGTCACACAAATGCTACACGCTCATGGTTTTCATCCAGAAGATGGTTTGAGAGTGTTGGTTGACAAATCTCTCGTAAAGATTGATGCTTCTGGTTTTGTGAGAATGCATGATCTAATTAGAGATACAGGCATAGAAATTGTAAGGCAAGAATCAACAGTTGAGCCTGGCAGACGTAGTAGGTTATGGTTTAAAGAGGACATTGTTCATGTTTTGGAAGAAAATACG GGAACTGATAAAATAGAATTCATAAAGCTTGAAGGGTACAACAACATACAAGTGCAATGGAATGGAAAAGCCTTCCAGAAGATGAAGAACCTGAGAATTTTGATAATTGAAAATACAACCTTTTCTACAGGCCCTGAGCATCTACCAAATAGTTTGAGATTTCTAGACTGGAGCTGCTATCCTTCACCATCTTTACCATCTGATTTCAATCCAAAACGAGTTGAGATACTCAAAATGCCTGAAAGTTGCCTTAAAATCTTCCAACCTCACAAG ATGCTTGAATCATTGTCTATAATAAACTTTAAAGGTTGCAAGGTCTTAACCCATCTGCCGAGCCTAAGAGAAGTACCACTCGTAACCTTTTTGTGTCTCGATTACTGCAgtaatttagttaaaattgattgttcaaTTGGGTTTCTTGATAAGCTCCTCACCCTGAGTGCTAAAGGATGCTCCAAGCTGAAAATTCTAGCACACTGCATCATGTTGACTTCTCTCGAAATTTTGGATCTTGGGGATTGCTTGTGTCTTGAGGGCTTCCCAGAAGTATTGGTTAAGAtggagaaaataagagaaatatgtTTAGACAACACAGCCATAGGCACATTGCCATTTTCAATTGGAAATCTTGTTGGACTTGAACTCTTGTCCCTGGAGCAATGCAAAAGGCTGATTCAGCTACCAGGTAGTATCTTTACACTGCCGAAAGTTGAAGTGATATTTGGTTTTAGGCATTGGAGATATCTATTCTTTGAAGAGAACCAAGATGGGAAAGAGTTGAGTTTAGAAGTGTTTCCAAAGGCCATTCTTGTTTGCCATCTTGATCCCAGGCATTATCATCATCTTGACCTGTATTATCTGTACATGAGTCCTAATAATGTCATCCAAGTATGCAGTCCTAATCTGTATATGCTCTGTGATTTCGATTTGTTGTTCCAAAAGCTTGCATTGGGTGTCGAGAAGGACTGGTTTCGCAGATGCAGGAAATGGTCAATGAATTTCTCGTTTCGAAAAAAGTTTCCTAAGATTGCGGTATGTTGTTCTATAATATCTAGATTGAAAAGTGTCATGGAAATGGTGTTGATTTTGAAGTTCAGCGTACTCATCAATGGCACTATGCAATTTAGTTCTTCATGTAATTACATATTTAGAACATGGGACCCGATACTCTGGTGTGATCTAGAATGCAAAGCGGAGGGAATATTTTCAGAGCACGAATGGAATGAAGCTGAGATTTTATTCGAGTTGAAATGTCCTGCACCAAGTTCTGTAGAAGCAATGTGGGCCCACAACATTTCCATGGAAATTATAGACTGGACTCTAATTGGTGTCTACAATCAAGGAAACATTAAGGatgatattaaattcaaaatgccGATGTCAACTTTTTTACTCCCTAACGGAGAACCTCCTTCATTACCTGGTTGTTTGTACTATGTTGTTAGTCATGTGACCGATAAGCTTGTATTGGTGGTAGACGATGGAAGGGAGAAGGGTGAACAGGAAGAGAAAATTATTGGATAA
- the LOC114389225 gene encoding co-chaperone protein p23-1-like: MSRHPSVKWAQTSDVLYLTVELPDAQDVKLKLEPEGKFYFSATAGAEKIPYEVDIDLFDKIDVNNSKASVGSRNICYLVKKAENKWWDRLLKQGGKSPVFLKVDWDKWVDEDEEQDNKPAASDMDFGDIDFSKLGMGGGEGLDSDAAGNDDADESDTEEEFVAEASASKEQDTKDAVSSDAKDAPDTKA; encoded by the exons ATGAG CCGCCATCCTTCTGTCAAATGGGCTCAGACGTCTGATGTACTCTACTTAACAGTTGAGCTGCCTGATGCTCAGGATGTTAAGCTCAAACTGGAGCCAGAAGGAAAATTTTACTTCTCTGCAACTGCTGGTGCAGAGAAAATTCCTTATGAGGTTGACATTGATCTGTTTGACAAGATTGATGTAAAT AATAGCAAAGCTAGTGTTGGTTCAAGAAACATCTGCTACTTGGTGAAAAAGGCTGAGAACAAGTGGTGGGACAGATTGTTGAAGCAGGGAGGGAAATCTCCTGTCTTTCTGAAAGTTGATTGGGATAAATGGGTTGATGAAGATGAGGAGCAAGATAATAAAC CTGCAGCATCTGATATGGACTTTGGTGACATTGATTTTTCT AAGTTGGGCATGGGAGGGGGTGAAGGATTGGATTCTGATGCTGCAGGCAATGACGATG ctgaTGAGAGTGACACAGAAGAGGAGTTTGTAGCTGAAGCATCTGCTAGTAAAGAACAAGATACGAAAGATGCTGTAAGCAGCGATGCAAAGGATGCACCTGATACTAAAGCATAA